One genomic window of Opitutia bacterium includes the following:
- a CDS encoding redoxin domain-containing protein, with amino-acid sequence MALAVGTKAPDFTLKTKTADGLKDIKLSDHFGKQQVVLLFFPLAYTGVCTAEMCDISNGLSGYADLGAAVYGISVDSPFTHEAWAKANKITVTLLSDLNKTTTKAYDVVFPNLAGVGDTAARAAFVIGQDGVIKYSEQTPTPKDLPSFDKVKAALAR; translated from the coding sequence ATGGCTCTCGCAGTCGGCACCAAAGCCCCGGATTTCACCCTGAAGACCAAGACCGCGGACGGTCTCAAAGACATCAAGCTCAGCGACCACTTCGGCAAGCAGCAGGTCGTGCTGCTGTTCTTCCCGCTGGCCTACACCGGCGTCTGCACGGCGGAGATGTGCGACATCTCGAACGGCCTCTCCGGCTACGCCGATCTCGGCGCGGCGGTCTACGGCATCAGCGTCGACAGCCCGTTCACCCACGAGGCTTGGGCCAAGGCCAACAAGATCACCGTCACGCTGCTCTCCGACCTGAACAAGACGACCACGAAGGCCTACGACGTCGTGTTCCCGAACCTCGCCGGTGTCGGCGACACCGCGGCGCGCGCGGCTTTCGTCATCGGCCAGGACGGCGTGATCAAATACTCCGAGCAGACCCCGACGCCGAAAGACCTCCCGAGCTTCGACAAGGTCAAGGCCGCGCTCGCGCGCTGA